aataacAGTCTGTGATGCTTACCTCCAGGTCTCTGTGCTCGTGTGGCAAGAGGTGTGGCACGTGAGGGCTGAGGAGGCCGGGCAGAGGCATCATGGACGAGGCCAGGGAAACTAGGGAGTTCATGTCCGCCCCAGTGAAGCCATGGGTGTGTCCTAGAGCCGTGCGCAGGATGGGTGTCGAGGACAGCATGGGGTCCGGCAGCATGGGAGGGCGCTTACGTTTGTGTGGTGGAGAGTCCGGGCAGGGCGGCCCATGCAGGTGAGGCACCGGAGGCACCAGGGGCAGCGGCTGGCGCGGTTCAGAGTCCAGGCTGCCGGGCGTGTGGTCGTCCCGCGCCTCGTGACTCTCCCGCAGGTCGTGAAGCTCTCGGCTCTCGCGCAAGTCTAGTTCACGGACGTCTCTATGGTCTCTGTGGTCTGAGCGGTGGTCTCTGTGGTCTGAGCGATGCTGTGGGCGATGTGAAGGCAGGCCCGGCAAGGGGTagagaggaggggttggggaggagcgTCCCTGTTCCAAGGAGGACACGGGTGGTGGCGGGGCGGTGGAAGTGGGCGGGTCAGGTCGTGGGCGTGGTAGGTCCTGGTGTGCCCGGCCGTCCACAGAGGCGGCGGCGGTAGGCGGACGGGCCGCCTCGTGCGGGGAAGGTGGGCGGCGGTGGGCGGCGTCTGGCCCTAGCTCCTCCACCAGGCCTTTGACCTTAAGACTCTCGGCCACTCTAAGCAGGCCCTGGAGGGCGTCGTGCTCCACGTTTACCTCACCTCGGTACATGTACTCGAGCAGCGCTCGCATGTCGCACGCCCGCacgtccttgagtacgacgatgggGTGGTTGGCGTTGCGGGCGTTGACGAAGAGTGCCTGGAAGTAGGAGGAGCATGCGGCCAGGACCAGGCGGTGGGCGTGGAGCGTGACGCCCTCCTCGCAGGCCAGCGTCACGTCCGTAAAGGCACCCACGTGCAGCAGCTGGTCGAAGGCGGCCAACAGGTTGTTACGGTGGTTGTTCCAGCGGAGGCAGTACTGCGAGCTGGTCTCCATCGTGCCGAAGCCTCCCTGTCGGAATAAAATGGCACGTTACTCCTACTGCCGTGGCACTCACAAGATAACATTCTTAGACGCGTCACACTTTCGTCGTCACATTCCATTCTCAAACTCCATTCCACCGTATCATgcgcttctacacacacacacacacacaccatacactcaAAATATAACTCCTGGTTACGAAAATGACACATCACGTGAGAGAAGTATAGTTGTTGTACCCTCGTCTTACTGTAGCAGGCCACGCGCTACGGCCTGAGCAACGCGGTCCAGGCACCCGACGGACGGGAGGTAAACAGACTTGCACAGGAAGGACAGAGAATATGTTGCTCGTGTTTCTCCTGTGACGCGTTACCCCCCCCGCCGCGCGTCCCCttccaccaacactccctccaaaTGTCTcatacccctccctccacccacacctctccctccactctcatgACTATCAATCATCTTTGAACCCTACTGACTGGCTGACACTAGTACGGAGAATAGCGTCAGCAGGGACCTCACACAGGCTTAACAGACAAGTGTTATCGGCAGGTTATCGTGGCTGCTCACGGCGCGGCGTCCCATTCATAACACACACCATGTCCGGtcctaccacctcacctcacgttaGGAAATAGACCGTGCGTTAAAGTGGGTATGATGGCTGACAGTAGAGTGGGATATAATGGCTGACTATGGAGTGGGATATGATGGCTGACTGTAGAGTGGGATATGGTGGCTGACTGTAGAGTGGATATGAGTGAAGTGGGTCTGAATGAACGCGGTAACACAAATGACTGATACGTTTAAGACATCTACGGGCAACACAAGAGTATAAGCATTAACCAGTTGCTCTTATTCTGTCCcacaagcaaaataaaatgacCCTCAACCCGATCATCTGGACGGATACGGGAACTGTGGTCACGTCTCATACCCAGATGTATGACAATTACCGGGTCTGTACGGCTCAAACTAGTTGAAACTACCTGTGACGACACGACGGACGCCAGCGACTATAAAGTGATGCTCCGGAAAACTGGAACATCGATAACTGGTGCCTGAAGTCAGACGACTAGGAATAACAGGTTCTGTGAAGAAAGTTGGAGGAAAATCTCCGGCGGTGACTGTATGAAGGTTGATGAGAGGTGAGGGgcgacacctgtgtgtgtgtgtatgtgtgtgtgtgtgtgtgtgtggctactatCACGACGATTACTACTGTCCTTTGAACCAGTTGTGTACCACTCTGCCTTCATGGCTCAAACCTTCTCTACcatccagaggagagagagagagagagagagagagagagagagagagagagagagagagcgtttaacCTTCAGGGAGATCAGGGTGGTACGCGTGGTGGTGTTACGGTAGATGTCTGCGAAAATATTGTTTCACACATGACTGAGGGTGACACATAATGCTCACATATGGCTGAGGGTGACACACAATGCTCACACATGGCTGAGGGTGACACACAATGCGCACACATGGCTGAGGGTGACACACAATGCTCACACATGGCTGAGGATGACACACAATGCGCACACATGGCTGAGGGTGACACACAATGCGCACACATGGCTGAGGGTGACACACAATGCTCACACATGGCTGAGGATGACACACAATGCTCACACATGGCTGAGGGTGACACACAATGCTCACACATGGCTGAGGGTGACACACAATGCGCACACATGGCTGAGGGTGACACACAATGCTCACACATGGCTGAGGGTGACACACAATGCTCACACATGGCTGAGGGTGACACACAATGCTCACACATGGCTGAGGGTGACACACAATGCTCACACATGGCTGAGGGTGACGCACAATGCTCACACATGGCTGAGGATGACACACAATGCTCACACATGGCTGAGGATGACACACAATGCTCACACATGGCTGAGGGTGACACACAATGCTCACACATGGCTGAGGATGACACACAATGCTCACACATGGCTGAGGGTGACACACAATGCTCACACATGGCTGAGGGTGACACACAATGCTCACACATGGCTGAGGGTGACACACAATGCGCACACATGGCTGAGGGTGACACACAATGCTCACACATGGCTGAGGGTGACACACAATGCTCACACATGGCTGAGGGTGACACACAATGCTCACACATGGCTGAGGGTGACACACAATGCTCACACATGGCTGAGGGTGACGCACAATGCTCACACATGGCTGAGGATGACACACAATGCTCACACATGGCTGAGGATGACACACAATGCTCACACATGGCTGAGGGTGACACACAATGCTCACACATGGCTGAGGATGACACACAATGCTCACACATGGCTGAGGGTGACACACAATGCTCACACATGGCTGAGGGTGACACACAATGCTCACACATGGCTGAGGGTGACACACAATGCTCACACATGGCTGAGGGTGACACACAATGCTCACACATGGCTGAGGATGACACACAATGCTCACACATGGCTGAGGGTGACACATAATGCGCACACATGGCTGAGGGTGACACACAATGCTCACACATGGCTGAGGATGACACACAATGCGCACACATGGCTGAGGGTGACACATAATACTCACACATGGCTGAGGGTGACACAAAATGCTCACAGGTGGTCACAGGTGTTTCATAATGCTCATCTCTACCTCTTCACCCAACCATCAACCGCAATCCTCATCTCTCCCATACCAGCAACACCGCTACCATCCACTCTACCAACATATCCCCATGCTGCCAACATATCCCCATGCTGCCAACATATCCCCATGCTGCCAACATATCCTCATGCTGCCAACATATCCCCATGCTGCCAACATATCCCCATGCCGCCAACATATCCCCAAACTGCCAACATATCCCCATTCTGGCAATATCTCCCCATACTGCCAACATCTCCCCATACTGCCAACATCTCCCCGTGCTGCCAACGTATCGTCAACACGCCCTCCCCGACACTCTTCCCGAAAAACAGCATTACCAAAGCTTCGTCCCCTCACGACTATATTTCTCCGCACCATCACATCAACATACCATCCCCACTCTCACCTCCCTGACATCATCGTTAACACTATAGTCCCCCTCACTTGTACTATCATTCTCTCCCTGATACCATTACCAACATTATTACTAACATTATCATCCCCGACTCTACACCACAACCAACAGTATCACTATCTCACTATTATCCCTCATCACTTCCAtcatactaccaccatcatcatcacaaacctctctaaCACTATCATCTATTCACCATCCGTACATTTGTatcaccatcccccccctcctcaccattcATACGCTATATCATCTCCTCACCATCTCTTCACTGTAGCATCAACAACAGCACCatcctcactaacactgtcacctccatcactatatcttcactatatcatcACCAACTGCTTCACCCTCGCTATCATCCCGTCTCCATCTCTCTATTATACCCACATCAACAAAGGTcgatatatttccttttcttccatATTAGTCAACCACTGTACGCAACTCTCTATATCaactccctgaacacgacggtacgacccttggttatgatggtctgacctttgacctgatcctcaaagGTCAAGTCACAATACTTAAGGGCCGCGCACTCAAAACGTGACCATGTTTAAAACGTTTTATTATTCtttccgttgtgtgtgtgtgtgtgtgtgtgtgtgtgtgtgtgtgtgtgtgtgtgtcctgcgcaACGGGGGTCTGGACCACAGTGGCTGGTTCATGTGTTTGCTGCCAGCACAGAAACTTTCCTGGGTTAATTCACACTTCTTATGGCCAACCCCTGCACTCTGGGGAGATGGATTTCTGATGTCCCGGGGTCATCAGTGTAACGAGCAGAGATGTTCTTCTTGTCATCTGTGGTTAATTATCGTACCAGTAAACATGGATTAGTGATCTGAGATGAAGTATTGTACTAGTAATATAAACTAATGATCTTAGGGTAATCACTTTGTTAGTAAAGAGGAATGTGTGATCTGGAGTAAATATTACTGTTCTGGTATCTTGGCGTAATTACAGACCTGGTAAAAATGTACTCGAAACCTGAGATTAATTACAGTACAAGTAAAAGTGCTGTACTAGTAACCCGATGTTAATTGCTGTACTAGTCTACAGGTAATGCACTAGCTGTTCACGTATCATCACTATACCAGCCGAGCTTAATCGTATGTACCAAAAATCCGAGAGTGACGACTggattaatgtatatatatatatatatatatatatatatatatatatatatatatatatatatatatatatatatatatatatctgtactgcAACACCTGCTAGGTCATGGTTACAACCTGGTACCACTCGACTCTCGGTGACTAATGTGGTCCTTAAGTTAGTCCTGGGTACATACAAGTTGAATACACACATTACAAAACACAGATTGCCTTGCAGATCGCTGGAAACAAAGCTAAGAATAATTGTCTCTGATGCCTGGAGTCGCAGGATCTGTGAGGAACTTGTCGTACTGTTCTTGTGggtgtgagaaggaggaggaggaggagggacgagggatgaggagggtaatacgtgtgtgtgtgtgtgtgtgtgtgtgtgtgcggtggccCAACCCAGCTGCTCCATCGTCGATAAAGCAAGGTAGGCAAGGTCAATATGACTGGTTGGCTATCTAGGATTTAGGCACTGACTATCGCAGTCATCAAAGGTTCAcgctacggggagagagagagagagagagagagagagagagagagagagagagagagagagagagagagagagagagagagagagagagagagagagacgcctctcCTTCATGTGCTCATGATAACTTTCAGACCATATTGTACACTCTGGTTAGGACTGCCCTTCCCAAGCCTGACCTCAGGTCACTCACTGCACCTGGGTTACTGAACACTTCAAGAACAGACCTATCACAAAAACGCAAAGGTAAACTCGACGtaacatgatgtgtgtgtgtgtgtgtgtgtgtgtgtgtgtgtcaagatttACCAGATCCAAGCTTAGCTCGGGTTCTTGTCAATGACAGCAAGTTCTCGTGGTGCCataactggcacaggtcgggtgtgtgtgttgagtgcgtGGCCGCCTTTATGTGGATGTATGTTGTgcatgatgtgtgtatggtgatcCCTTATTACGGTATTCAACATATCTTATGTTTACAAGGTGGTGTCGTACCTTGAATACAACTTTACGTTAAAACGAAAATGACGTAATTACAAGTTTAATTAATCCACAAGTGCGGAAATATTCTACCCTGAGAGCACTTCTCGAGTTAATTACGTACACAGGCAGGGAAAATGTAAATCACAGTTACATATCGTAAATGTGTTCGTGTTAAACTTATAAAGTTTGGCTGACTTGCAGAGAGGCActtatacagacagacaaacagacagacacacacacacgacacaaacacGGACACTTCCGTCTGCCGATGACTCTCACCTCTATCAGTTTCATGTCGTCGTGAGGTACGTGCGAGGCTCGGATATAGTTAGCTATCTCCTTCGCAATGAGCCAACTATACCAATTTTTCTCTTTGGTCACGACAGGGGAGTCGGATGGAGTGTAGTAATCCTGTCCATGCATGAAGATCAAGCAGGTGGGTATCTCGCGCGCTCACAACACTCACTACGGCCGGCACGAGATACACAATATAAGCACTCAACAACACCCGGGTTTATCTCGTAACACAATTCATGGGTAACTGTGGCGATCTCTTGGCAAGGTATATGCACTGTTTGGTCACTGTCAGGCACTGGCCACTAATGCGGTGCAGGAGCTGCGTTGCGCTGAGCCCAGCTTAGAATGAACGGCAGTAAGGGCATACACTCCGTTTTCTTTACAATGACGTGTGCGGCAGCATAAGGGCAGGGTGAGCAATGCGTTGCACAACGCATGACTCAAACACGAGCCATTCTTGCCAAT
This Panulirus ornatus isolate Po-2019 chromosome 37, ASM3632096v1, whole genome shotgun sequence DNA region includes the following protein-coding sequences:
- the LOC139760666 gene encoding uncharacterized protein isoform X7 → METSSQYCLRWNNHRNNLLAAFDQLLHVGAFTDVTLACEEGVTLHAHRLVLAACSSYFQALFVNARNANHPIVVLKDVRACDMRALLEYMYRGEVNVEHDALQGLLRVAESLKVKGLVEELGPDAAHRRPPSPHEAARPPTAAASVDGRAHQDLPRPRPDPPTSTAPPPPVSSLEQGRSSPTPPLYPLPGLPSHRPQHRSDHRDHRSDHRDHRDVRELDLRESRELHDLRESHEARDDHTPGSLDSEPRQPLPLVPPVPHLHGPPCPDSPPHKRKRPPMLPDPMLSSTPILRTALGHTHGFTGADMNSLVSLASSMMPLPGLLSPHVPHLLPHEHRDLEPQYSVATKKELRDEDSPRPFDISREEDQDTKIKMESPLANGPLLPEFNPYHLDPNGSSHYSNFVSYVPTPKPEWKRYKQYTKTDLMDAIEAVRNGMTALQASRKYKVPSRTLYDKIKKMGISTLPRRLPSKKPSPSNTDLDGGATDPHAPQEPMETSSQDRDSHQDHEMQLNKSLQSEENDRSSSGAPMVEEEGESSPSTPAVGSFSVIGRKMFEDGSGGETSATPLDLTDSDSILSKRPEIEERA
- the LOC139760666 gene encoding uncharacterized protein isoform X5, encoding MSAAPNTCLTPPLPRGMSGGTANTRSSYVGWRGFHSKGGFGTMETSSQYCLRWNNHRNNLLAAFDQLLHVGAFTDVTLACEEGVTLHAHRLVLAACSSYFQALFVNARNANHPIVVLKDVRACDMRALLEYMYRGEVNVEHDALQGLLRVAESLKVKGLVEELGPDAAHRRPPSPHEAARPPTAAASVDGRAHQDLPRPRPDPPTSTAPPPPVSSLEQGRSSPTPPLYPLPGLPSHRPQHRSDHRDHRSDHRDHRDVRELDLRESRELHDLRESHEARDDHTPGSLDSEPRQPLPLVPPVPHLHGPPCPDSPPHKRKRPPMLPDPMLSSTPILRTALGHTHGFTGADMNSLVSLASSMMPLPGLLSPHVPHLLPHEHRDLEPQYSVATKKELRDEDSPRPFDISREEDQDTKIKMESPLANGPLLPEFNPYHLDPNGSSHYSNFVSYVPTPKPEWKRYKQYTKTDLMDAIEAVRNGMTALQASRKYKVPSRTLYDKIKKMGISTLPRRLPSKKPSPSNTDLDGGATDPHAPQEPMETSSQDRDSHQDHEMQLNKSLQSEENDRSSSGAPMVEEEGESSPSTPAVGSFSVIGRKMFEDGSGGETSATPLDLTDSDSILSKRPEIEERA
- the LOC139760666 gene encoding uncharacterized protein isoform X4; amino-acid sequence: MHGQDYYTPSDSPVVTKEKNWYSWLIAKEIANYIRASHVPHDDMKLIEGGFGTMETSSQYCLRWNNHRNNLLAAFDQLLHVGAFTDVTLACEEGVTLHAHRLVLAACSSYFQALFVNARNANHPIVVLKDVRACDMRALLEYMYRGEVNVEHDALQGLLRVAESLKVKGLVEELGPDAAHRRPPSPHEAARPPTAAASVDGRAHQDLPRPRPDPPTSTAPPPPVSSLEQGRSSPTPPLYPLPGLPSHRPQHRSDHRDHRSDHRDHRDVRELDLRESRELHDLRESHEARDDHTPGSLDSEPRQPLPLVPPVPHLHGPPCPDSPPHKRKRPPMLPDPMLSSTPILRTALGHTHGFTGADMNSLVSLASSMMPLPGLLSPHVPHLLPHEHRDLEPQYSVATKKELRDEDSPRPFDISREEDQDTKIKMESPLANGPLLPEFNPYHLDPNGSSHYSNFVSYVPTPKPEWKRYKQYTKTDLMDAIEAVRNGMTALQASRKYKVPSRTLYDKIKKMGISTLPRRLPSKKPSPSNTDLDGGATDPHAPQEPMETSSQDRDSHQDHEMQLNKSLQSEENDRSSSGAPMVEEEGESSPSTPAVGSFSVIGRKMFEDGSGGETSATPLDLTDSDSILSKRPEIEERA
- the LOC139760666 gene encoding uncharacterized protein isoform X1, coding for MRSLFIRCFWLTAQYILRGSMSRSHKAWLIIRTAVTRSHTEMRGKNRAYTVIVRYVSCPEHLPDAAAAEGDERRNCQHPQLGGFGTMETSSQYCLRWNNHRNNLLAAFDQLLHVGAFTDVTLACEEGVTLHAHRLVLAACSSYFQALFVNARNANHPIVVLKDVRACDMRALLEYMYRGEVNVEHDALQGLLRVAESLKVKGLVEELGPDAAHRRPPSPHEAARPPTAAASVDGRAHQDLPRPRPDPPTSTAPPPPVSSLEQGRSSPTPPLYPLPGLPSHRPQHRSDHRDHRSDHRDHRDVRELDLRESRELHDLRESHEARDDHTPGSLDSEPRQPLPLVPPVPHLHGPPCPDSPPHKRKRPPMLPDPMLSSTPILRTALGHTHGFTGADMNSLVSLASSMMPLPGLLSPHVPHLLPHEHRDLEPQYSVATKKELRDEDSPRPFDISREEDQDTKIKMESPLANGPLLPEFNPYHLDPNGSSHYSNFVSYVPTPKPEWKRYKQYTKTDLMDAIEAVRNGMTALQASRKYKVPSRTLYDKIKKMGISTLPRRLPSKKPSPSNTDLDGGATDPHAPQEPMETSSQDRDSHQDHEMQLNKSLQSEENDRSSSGAPMVEEEGESSPSTPAVGSFSVIGRKMFEDGSGGETSATPLDLTDSDSILSKRPEIEERA
- the LOC139760666 gene encoding uncharacterized protein isoform X3 — translated: MRESQHAGAVAGTVRAVRSARGRGPGTAIPKTPPGNTASAYTYVGWRGFHSKGGFGTMETSSQYCLRWNNHRNNLLAAFDQLLHVGAFTDVTLACEEGVTLHAHRLVLAACSSYFQALFVNARNANHPIVVLKDVRACDMRALLEYMYRGEVNVEHDALQGLLRVAESLKVKGLVEELGPDAAHRRPPSPHEAARPPTAAASVDGRAHQDLPRPRPDPPTSTAPPPPVSSLEQGRSSPTPPLYPLPGLPSHRPQHRSDHRDHRSDHRDHRDVRELDLRESRELHDLRESHEARDDHTPGSLDSEPRQPLPLVPPVPHLHGPPCPDSPPHKRKRPPMLPDPMLSSTPILRTALGHTHGFTGADMNSLVSLASSMMPLPGLLSPHVPHLLPHEHRDLEPQYSVATKKELRDEDSPRPFDISREEDQDTKIKMESPLANGPLLPEFNPYHLDPNGSSHYSNFVSYVPTPKPEWKRYKQYTKTDLMDAIEAVRNGMTALQASRKYKVPSRTLYDKIKKMGISTLPRRLPSKKPSPSNTDLDGGATDPHAPQEPMETSSQDRDSHQDHEMQLNKSLQSEENDRSSSGAPMVEEEGESSPSTPAVGSFSVIGRKMFEDGSGGETSATPLDLTDSDSILSKRPEIEERA
- the LOC139760666 gene encoding uncharacterized protein isoform X6, encoding MLRWAFGRPDYWRLQPAGSRSNYSLGGFGTMETSSQYCLRWNNHRNNLLAAFDQLLHVGAFTDVTLACEEGVTLHAHRLVLAACSSYFQALFVNARNANHPIVVLKDVRACDMRALLEYMYRGEVNVEHDALQGLLRVAESLKVKGLVEELGPDAAHRRPPSPHEAARPPTAAASVDGRAHQDLPRPRPDPPTSTAPPPPVSSLEQGRSSPTPPLYPLPGLPSHRPQHRSDHRDHRSDHRDHRDVRELDLRESRELHDLRESHEARDDHTPGSLDSEPRQPLPLVPPVPHLHGPPCPDSPPHKRKRPPMLPDPMLSSTPILRTALGHTHGFTGADMNSLVSLASSMMPLPGLLSPHVPHLLPHEHRDLEPQYSVATKKELRDEDSPRPFDISREEDQDTKIKMESPLANGPLLPEFNPYHLDPNGSSHYSNFVSYVPTPKPEWKRYKQYTKTDLMDAIEAVRNGMTALQASRKYKVPSRTLYDKIKKMGISTLPRRLPSKKPSPSNTDLDGGATDPHAPQEPMETSSQDRDSHQDHEMQLNKSLQSEENDRSSSGAPMVEEEGESSPSTPAVGSFSVIGRKMFEDGSGGETSATPLDLTDSDSILSKRPEIEERA
- the LOC139760666 gene encoding uncharacterized protein isoform X2 translates to MKAKDSVRLELVCKFQSVIYSHSDHNTSFHSPCRRAIFSDLRCAAPPPALPCPALPEGGFGTMETSSQYCLRWNNHRNNLLAAFDQLLHVGAFTDVTLACEEGVTLHAHRLVLAACSSYFQALFVNARNANHPIVVLKDVRACDMRALLEYMYRGEVNVEHDALQGLLRVAESLKVKGLVEELGPDAAHRRPPSPHEAARPPTAAASVDGRAHQDLPRPRPDPPTSTAPPPPVSSLEQGRSSPTPPLYPLPGLPSHRPQHRSDHRDHRSDHRDHRDVRELDLRESRELHDLRESHEARDDHTPGSLDSEPRQPLPLVPPVPHLHGPPCPDSPPHKRKRPPMLPDPMLSSTPILRTALGHTHGFTGADMNSLVSLASSMMPLPGLLSPHVPHLLPHEHRDLEPQYSVATKKELRDEDSPRPFDISREEDQDTKIKMESPLANGPLLPEFNPYHLDPNGSSHYSNFVSYVPTPKPEWKRYKQYTKTDLMDAIEAVRNGMTALQASRKYKVPSRTLYDKIKKMGISTLPRRLPSKKPSPSNTDLDGGATDPHAPQEPMETSSQDRDSHQDHEMQLNKSLQSEENDRSSSGAPMVEEEGESSPSTPAVGSFSVIGRKMFEDGSGGETSATPLDLTDSDSILSKRPEIEERA